The Chroicocephalus ridibundus chromosome 3, bChrRid1.1, whole genome shotgun sequence genome has a segment encoding these proteins:
- the COL10A1 gene encoding collagen alpha-1(X) chain, with amino-acid sequence MHLQISLLLLFCLNIVHGSDGYFSERYQKQSSIKGPHFLPFNVKSQGVQIRGEQGPPGPPGPIGPRGQPGPAGKPGFGSPGPQGPPGPPGPPGFSAVGKPGMPGLPGKPGDRGLNGEKGEAGPVGLPGARGPQGPPGTPGPAGLSVPGKPGPQGPPGAQGPRGLPGEKGEPGIPGINGQKGENGFGVPGRPGNRGLPGPQGPRGLPGPAGIGKPGENGLPGQPGMKGDRGLPGAPGAAGIPGPQGPPGEPGEAGIGKPGPMGPPGAAGIPGAKGHPGPAGLPGSPGLPGFGKPGLPGMKGHRGPEGPPGLPGPKGDQGPAGVSGEPGPVGPPGNMGPQGLKGLPGENGLPGPKGDMGPAGPPGFPGAKGERGLPGLEGKPGYPGEQGLAGPKGHPGFPGPKGDTGHAGPPGLPGPMGPQGVKGVPGINGEPGPRGPSGIPGIRGPIGPPGLPGAPGAKGEPGAPGLPGPAGIATKGLSGPMGPPGPPGPKGNNGEPGLPGPPGPPGPPGQAVIPQMPESYVKAGESRELSGMSYMKGVNQALTGMPVSAFSVILSKAYPGATVPIKFDKILYNRQQHYDPRTGIFTCRVPGLYYFSYHVHAKGTNVWVALYKNGSPLMYTYDEYKKGYLDQASGSAVIDLMENDQVWLQLPNSESNGLYSSDYVHSSFSGFLFAHN; translated from the exons ATGCATTTACAAATATCCttactgctgctgttttgtcTGAACATTGTCCACGGCAGCGATGGATACTTTTCTGAGAGATACCAGAAACAATCCAGCATCAAGGGGCCACATTTTCTACCATTCAATGTAAAGAGTCAAG GTGTGCAGATAAGGGGTGAACAAGGACCCCCTGGTCCTCCTGGCCCTATTGGACCACGAGGACAACCAGGACCTgcaggaaaaccaggctttggAAGTCCTGGTCCCCAAGGACCCCCTGGTCCGCCAGGACCACCTGGATTCTCTGCTGTTGGAAAGCCAGGCATGCCGGGTCTACCAGGAAAGCCAGGAGATAGAGGACTAAATGGTGAGAAAGGAGAAGCTGGACCTGTTGGGCTCCCAGGAGCAAGAGGGCCACAAGGACCCCCTGGCACTCCCGGCCCCGCAGGACTGTCTGTTCCCGGCAAGCCGGGACCGCAAGGCCCTCCAGGAGCTCAAGGGCCGAGGGGCCTCCCCGGTGAGAAGGGAGAGCCCGGTATCCCTGGTATAAACGgacaaaagggagaaaatggaTTCGGTGTTCCAGGCCGCCCGGGTAACAGGGGTCTTCCAGGCCCGCAGGGACCCCGGGGCCTTCCTGGTCCTGCTGGGATAGGGAAGCCTGGTGAAAATGGTCTTCCAGGTCAGCCTGGTATGAAAGGTGACAGAGGCTTACCAGGTGCACCCGGAGCAGCTGGTATCCCAGgcccccagggtcccccaggaGAACCTGGAGAAGCTGGCATCGGCAAGCCTGGGCCAATGGGACCACCAGGAGCAGCAGGCATCCCCGGAGCCAAGGGACATCCCGGACCTGCAGGCTTGCCTGGATCCCCAGGTCTTCCAGGATTCGGAAAGCCAGGATTGCCAGGAATGAAGGGACACAGGGGGCCTGAAGGTCCTCCTGGCCTTCCAGGACCTAAAGGAGACCAAGGCCCAGCTGGCGTGTCAGGAGAACCAGGACCTGTCGGGCCACCAGGGAACATGGGCCCCCAAGGACTCAAAGGCTTGCCTGGTGAGAATGGCCTACCTGGACCCAAGGGTGACATGGGCCCTGCAGGCCCCCCAGGATTCCCAGGGGCCAAGGGTGAACGAGGTCTACCAGGATTAGAGGGAAAACCAGGATACCCAGGTGAGCAGGGTCTTGCTGGTCCTAAGGGACACCCAGGTTTCCCAGGTCCGAAAGGCGACACTGGCCACGCTGGGCCACCTGGCTTGCCTGGCCCAATGGGTCCACAAGGAGTGAAGGGAGTGCCTGGTATCAATGGTGAGCCCGGCCCCAGAGGGCCTTCAGGAATACCTGGGATCAGAGGCCCCATCGGCCCCCCTGGCCTGCCAGGAGCCCCTGGTGCAAAAGGTGAGCCAGGAGCACCAGGACTGCCAGGCCCAGCAGGTATCGCTACAAAAGGATTAAGTGGACCCATGGGACCACCTGGACCCCCTGGGCCTAAAGGCAACAATGGAGAGCCCGGCTTGCCAGGCCCCCCAGGTCCTCCTGGTCCCCCCGGCCAAGCCGTAATCCCACAGATGCCCGAAAGCTACGTTAAAGCAGGAGAGTCTCGGGAGCTATCAGGAATGTCTTACATGAAAGGAGTAAATCAAGCTCTTACAGGGATGCCAGTGTCTGCTTTCAGTGTCATCCTCTCAAAAGCCTACCCTGGGGCAACAGTCCCCATCAAATTTGATAAAATCTTGTACAATAGGCAGCAACACTATGACCCCAGAACAGGAATCTTCACCTGCAGGGTCCCTGGACTGTACTATTTCTCCTACCATGTCCATGCAAAAGGAACAAATGTTTGGGTTGCACTCTACAAAAATGGTTCCCCACTCATGTACACCTATGATGAGTACAAGAAAGGATACCTTGACCAGGCTTCCGGCAGTGCTGTCATCGATCTCATGGAGAACGACCAAGTATGGCTCCAACTGCCCAATTCAGAATCTAATGGTCTCTATTCCTCTGACTACGTTCATTCTTCTTTCTCAGGTTTCCTATTTGCTCATAACTAA